GTGGCTGTATTATGTATTATGTATTTAGTAAGAGAGGTGTATTCCTAGGAATACACCTCTCTTACTTTTTATAGAATGAGTTAAAAAATTAATTAATAGTAATAGTTGAAATGAAAGGAAATATGTTGTTTCTTTTCAATTTTTTTTCTTTTTTCAAAAGAAAGTATCCCATCTATATCAAGAGTTAATGTTGGTGAGAGTTGTACTTCATATGATAAGCCACCTTCTGCCTTTGTATATTTTTTCTTATAACTAGGAGCCGAAATAGTATATTTAAATAGAGGCGTTATCATTGAGTTTGAACTCAAACTATTTGTTTGTTTTAAACCAGAGCTTCCAACTATCCATGTTTGTAGTTGAGAATATTCTGTCAATTCCCATTTAGTTTTCAGACCAATACTTTTTTCTAAAAGGTTTTCCCTATTCTCACTAATTTTACAAACAACAGGAGATTGTTCTTCAGTGTATGGACTCCATCTAACATTGGAGACAAGGCATCCAATATATGGTGTAAGTATTAAAGTTTTTATTGCAGGTATGTTATAGCCAAGATGGATTAATCCACCAGTTAAGGTTATGTCAGGGCTGCCTTTTGTAACAATATGCTTCTCTCCATGGGTAACCCGACGAGAATTTGTAACTTTCCCCCAACTATAGAAACCTATCATAGTACCTGTAATCCCTTTTTTTTCAGGGTTTAAAGTAAAAATAGCAGCTAAACCATCAGTTGTTGATTTAGACTTCACAGAACCATTACTAGAATTAAGTTGTGTTCCTGAATATTCTTTGTATTCTTTTTTGTTAAAGTTATAAGCTAAGCCAATATTAGTTGTAGGAGAGAAGTTAAGCATAATACCTGCTTGTGCTGAACGGAGTTTGTTTTCTAAGTTAGTGGTATACTTATTTATAGAAGTAAATACAGTGTAAGATTTAGTAGGCTGTAGTGCCTCTATAATATTAGTATTTTCAATAGTAGATTTATTGAGGGAGCCAGAAGTTTTTCTATTATTTAAGCAAAGTTGTAATTTTTTATGTGTAGTAGTGGAGAGATGTTTACTAGAGAAGTGGGCCTTTAGAGCAAGAGACTTTAAGGTTTCTGAGATAAACTCAGAGGTGTCAGATAGAGCAAATTGTAAACTTTGTAAAGAACTAAATTGTCCTTCAGGTAAGAGTTCTGCGATTAAGGAGTTAGTGGAGGGATGTTTTTTTGTAAGCAGTTGTGTTTGCCTAGTTTGTTGTCTTCTAGCTCTTCTTCCATTCCCTGGGAGTGGAGTAGGCTGTGCAGGAGTTTGTGCAACAATTGGATGTTGAGGAGTATTTTGTCCTAATGGGCTTGTCCCTGTATTATTTGTACATTGAGGTTGTTGTTGTTGTTGAGCTTGAGATTGTTCACTTTCTCTTACAGCTACTTGGATTTCTTCATTTTCACCAACATTTTTTTGGGGGTCTTCGTTATCTTCTTCCCCTTCTCCTAGGGGGCTATTATAGATATCAAGAGTTTCTAATGTTTCAGTTGTAATACTAGTAACATCTCCTATAATATTAGGAAGATAGGTATGTGGTTTTTTAGGTCTAGGACTCTCCAGATCTAAATTATTACCACAGAAAACTCCTGGGATATACATTGGTCCAGAATCTTCTTTAGTATTATCATCATCTGAGAATTCATCTGGTGGACTTAATGGACAGTTTTTTAATGCTTCTTTTTTGTCTTTATGGTCTTGATTGATAAAGCCAGAAGGTGGTTGTATAGGTGTGGTGTCAGATGTACTAGTTGTTCTTCCTTCAGAAAGCAGAGAATCTCCAACAAGTGTACCGAGTCCAGGTTTCTTTTTTTTCTTTGGTTTTTTCTTTGGAGTATCTGGAATTTTTAGTTCTTCAAATTCAGGTCTATTTAGGGTTGGATAGGGAATGGTAGAATCTTCATTACTAGTAGAAGTTTTTTCTTCTTCACAACAAGTTGGGATGGAACTTGAGGGGTTTTTAGGTGTATGTTTCAGATGCTTTTTCTTTTCTTTTTTTTTCCTTGGGATATCTGGAGTGCATTCATTTTCTATAGCCTCTTTTGTTTTAAGAGGCATAGCATTAGATTGCTGAGAGGTTGATTCTATAGATGGCGAGGGACTATTTGCATGTATAGAAAGTAGTGATTGGTTGCTAGATAGCGTTGAAGTCTGTGTTTGTTTCTTTTTCTGTTTATGATGAGAGCTAGAAGAAGGTTGTTGTTTGTCCCCTGTAGCAACAAGAGTTTTAGCTTCTAATGGCATTTGTACTGTTGTTTGTTCAGAGCTTATAGAGGTTGTAGTTATAACTTCTTCTGATGGAATGTTTGCTGAAAATGTATGTGTTTTAACAGGACTTGTTTTTTTCTCTTTTTTCTTTTTTTTAGTGCTATTAGAGCTAGAAGAAGATTGTTGCTCAGATGAATGTGGTGGTTCGATATCTGTCTCTAAAAGTGAAGAAGACTTGTCTAATGTAGCTATTAGATTCTTTTTTTTTGTTTTTTCCTTTGTATTTGTGGTTTGAATTCCTTGTTGGTTTATTCTAACTGTTGTTTTAGATGTTTCACTTCTTCTATCATCTTTTTTTTCTAATATGATAAATTGTATATTGTTGCCATCTTCACTTTTGGGGGAGGGAGGAATTTTTTCTTTCAGAAGTTGAGTTATTGCTTTTACCTCTTGTAATCTATATGCAAGTCCACTGGTTGGTGGTAATTGAGACAGTTTTTCTTCTGAGAAATTTTTAGTAGCCATTAGTACATCTGTTTGCAGAGTAACTAGGTATTGATATTTTTGTTGTAATGTTGGATCAACTTGTTTTCCTTCTTTAATTTGTTGTCTTATTTGGTCTTCCAGCGTGCGTCTTTTGCTTTCTACAGGTTCAAAAATATTTTTTAATGTAGTTAAATCAAGTTGACTTAGTTGATCAACAGGTAAGCTTAGTAGATCAAAATTTATTTGTTCGGGTGTAGAGGTAGAGCAGGATATATTTTTCTTTAGCATTTCTAATAAGTCTTGAACGTTTTCATGTCTTTTCATTACTTGTTTGATTTGTTGTTGTTCTTCTTCTTCTTCTTTTTCTTTAATAAACTTTGCAAGTTCTACTTGTTGTTCAAGCATGCTACGATATTTTTCTGTTAATTCTTTATCAGCCTGCCCTTCTCTATGTAAATCTTTAATGGTTTGTAGTAGTATATGTAGGGTACTTTGTCCTTCCTCATAGATTGCTTTAATTTTTTGTAATCCAAGATTTTCTAGTAATTGCAGATTAAGAGAGAATACAGATCTTTTAGAAGCTGTCACTAGAGTTTGGGGTTTATCTAAGGGAGCTTTGTTTTTCCCCTGTTTAGTTGATGGAATTTTAGGTCGTACAACAGGTTCTTCTAGGTTTGAAGTTGTTATTATAGAGCTTGAAGCTGATTGAGTAGACTGTGGTATACTACTAGTTTCTATAGAGCTTGAGGTTCTAGTGGTAAGCGTTTCAGTTGATGACACTGGAGCGTATTTTCTCTTAGAGCCTAATGGTGAAGTTAACTGTGCAGCCGTTTGTAATTTATTACTGCTTTCTGCACCTGATAGTCCTAGTTGTGCCAGTTGTCTAATTGTTATCGGTTGTTGAACTAGTGTTTTTAATAATTCAAGCTCACTTTGATTTACCTGAGTATAGCTACCAAATATTAATGGTTCTCTGAGTTGTGGATGTATTATAGTGCAGTTAATAATAATTGATTTTTGACTTGGATTTTTAGTTTTTTGACTTTCTTTTATAGCTGTAACGTTAATATCAAGCTCTGTCTGTTCATCATCAAGGTAGCAGTGAAGTTTTTTTGGTACTAATCCCTTGAGAAAGTTTGAAATATTTGGAGTAGAAGCCTCCTTATCATTCATATCACTATTTTTATCCATAGCAAAAGTTATAGTTACTTTAATACACACTATAGAAAAAAGTAGTATCAGAATACATGGTATACTTTTTATATTAATTTTTGTTAAATATTTAGAGTTATTATTTATATTATTAATATATTTTACTAATCTATATCTATTTAAAAATTTTATTATATATAATAGTTTAATATAATTTATTAGACTTAGTACACATGTATTATTCATTATAAAATTCCTGTAAATATAAATAGTAGAAGGTTGTTTGTTTTATATAAAAACAATAATTTTTCTCTTAATAGAGAATATTTTATTATAAAACTTCATTTTAGAATGAAGTTTTATAATATTTAACTATATAATAAAAAATTATATAACTAAATATTCATAAGTTACAGTAATTATGCAAAGCTATTGCAATAGTATTTGTAAATAGTATGACTATATAATAGTCAAAAAAGCAGTATAATATTTAGCCAAGATTTTTAACTACGGTGATATATAAGGGGAAAATATAAAAAGTCAAGGTAAGAAAAGAAGATTAGACGTAGGTTGAATATAGCTATTTGTGAATATTACATTTTTATAAATAAAATTTTTATAGAATTTTTAACAGCCAGTAGTTGTAACTTATTTCTAATCTTATTCTTATTATATTTTTTTAATAAAAGAGATTAAGTTATAAATTTTTATGTTTATAGCGTTTTTTATGTATGAAGTAACGTTTTACATTAAACTAAGTAGTAAATATGAAGTTTTTGTGTATTTTATTACTAGCTGTAATAGTCTTTCTATATAAGACTTGCAGTTTTTTACAGGTTGTGAAAAGAAGCCTAGTAACTTATATATTAGTTATAATATATAAAGTGAGAAGTTTTTACTTAGCATTAATTATGGTAGTAGTGCATTATACCAGAAGTAATACAATAAAAGATAGACAATCTAAGAGATTTCTGTTTGTATAGGCAGCTTTTTTAGTCCTAAGAAAGATAAAAAATATAAGTAACTACTAGTAAAAAAATTGTGGTATTATATTCTTGTTGTTAAAGGTGTTATATCCAATACTAAAGTATATTGTTGTAAAGGTAATATAAGTTTTGTGAGCTATAAAGTATGTAGTTTCTTTTAAAGAAATTGTATTTAATCTTGCTAAATGAGAGTAATCTCCTATTTGTTAGTTTCTTGTGCTGAGTATAATTATGTCTTCAAAATCATTACGATTAATTGTTGTAGGTCGGTTACGTATACCTTTTTGGAGAGCAGCTGCAGAACATTATTATAAACGTATTTCTTGTTGGAGAGCAATTTATGAAACTATCATTAAAGATGGAAACTCTTCATTATCTGTTTCTCAACGCAAAGCAATGGAAGGAAAAAATATACTTGCAGCCCTTGAACCTATAGATATACCTATTTGTTTAGATGAAAAAGGTAAATCTATCTCTTCACAAGAGTTTGCAAATTTTCTTAGAAATTATTTTGAAAATACAACAAAGCGACCATGTTTTATTATTGGTGGTGCCTTTGGTCTTGATAGTAGTGTATGTAACATTGCTAATGACTGTTTATCGTTAGGGAATATAACATTCCCACATGAACTAGCAAGAGTTATATTTCTTGAACAGGTTTATCGTGCAGAGACTTTATTACGTAATATACCTTATCATCATTAGTACTAGAGAATGTATAGGTATCTTTTTTGAATTGAAGAGGGGAATAAAATTGTTTGTTACTAATAATTAGTTTTAATATAGTATTGTTATGAAGATACATAGTAGTGCATGGATCATTATTGGAGCTTTAGGCCTATGGTTTGGTGTAGAAAATCCTATATGTTATATCCCAGGTCTTATTTTTTTCTATCCTTTATCTTTAATTATATTAGGACATAATGCACCAGGAAAAGTTGATGCATTAAGAGCTGGCTGGATTCTAGGATTACTAGGATCATCTTTAAGTCTTTATTGGCTAGCTGTTCCCATACATACTATAGGTGGTTTACCATGGTTGCTTGCTTGCCCTTGTGTTGTCCTTGTTGGTGGTTCTTTAGGATTTTTTTCTGGTTTGTTTTCATTCTTTGTTTTTTGTTTTCATCATATACAATTTTGGCAGAAAAGCTTAATGCTAGGATTGGTATGGTATTTAATTGAGTGGATAAAAAGTTGGTTTTTTACAGGGTTCCCTTGGCTTCCTTTTACAATGGGATTTGCACGATATCCTGTTATGTTACAATGTGCATCTATTATTGGTTCATATGCTTTGAGTGGACTATATGTAGCTATTCTTTGTTTAGTTTTCTATAGTATTCTCTATTCTCAGTCCAAAGATATTCATAAGTGTAGTATTAAGTGGCCCTTAATAAGGGCTCTATCTGTAGCCTGTATTCTTTTTATAAGTATTGTACTTTTTGGATACATAACTTTAAAGACAAATCCCATTGATATGAATATACAAGATGGAGTTACTATAGCTATTATACAGGGGAATGATGATCAGATTGTTAAATGGAATCCTCAAACAAAATATCGATCTGCTCAAAAATATGTTAGGGCTAGTGAGGAGTTGTTAAAAAATATTTTTCGACTTCATGAAGGTGGGAATACATATTATCCTGACGTTTTTTTGTGGCCTGAAACAGTCATTTTATTTGATTTTAAAGCTGAAGTTGAAAAAGGCATACATAATCCTTTAACATATTTTGTAAATAAATATCAGATTCCTGTTATTTTTGGAGCACCTGGAATAGAAACAGCAGGGAAAGACATAACTATTTTTAATAGATTATATTATTATAGTCCAGGTAACTATAGATTAGATTGCAGTGAATCAAATAAAATAAATAAATCTCTTCAGTGGTATGATAAAGAGCATTTAGTCCCATTTGGAGAATATACACCTCTTTTTTTCAATTTTCCTTTTTTAAGTCAACTATTGCAGGAGGTAGGTACATATACTCCAGGTGAAAAGGTGGCTCCACTTCTTTTTGAAATAAAAGAAACAGTAAAGAAAGGAAGTATAGCATGCTATAGAACTATTTCAATGGGTATACTTATTTGTTATGAGGTAATTTTCCCTGAGTTAGCAAGAAAGCGTGTAGCTGAGGGGGCACAAGTATTTATTACTGTAAGCAATGATTCATGGTTTGGCCATACTATTGCACCAGTTCAGCATTTACAAATTGCCCAGATGCGATCAATAGAGTTTGGACGGTGGATGGCTCGAGCTGCTGTAACAGGGATATCTGCTTTTATAGATCCTTATGGCCGTATTATAGATTCAACAAAAATTTTTATCCCTACATACCTTGTTGGAACTATAAGACCTATTATAGATAATACGGTCTTCTTTTGGATAGAGCCATGGCTTCCAACTTTTGCTATCTTAGTATTATGTATTATGTTGTGGAAAAATAACTTAATAACCCATTCTTGTGGACATAAAAGTAGAGGGTGTTCATGATTCAGTTTCCTGAGTTAAAGGCATGTATCCTATCTTTATCAGAGCAGTTTGAAATTTTTTGGAGGCGTCTTTGACCAACCATCTTATAAAAATCGTCTTTCTGAAATAGAGAAAATTCTTTCAGCACCAGATGCATGGAGTAACCCAGAAGCATTAACGCCTATACTTAAAGAGAAGAGTCAACTTGAAGCAGATAATCTTCGATTTGAAAAATTACATCTTTGTCATACAGAAATGATAGACTGGTTTGAGCTTGTTCAAGAATTTTTAACAACTAATGAGTCCAGTACTGAATTTTTAGAAGCATTAACTGCACTAGAATTACAGGTAAAAAAATTTCAAGATGCTATGGAAGAAGCAGAGATGTATCTTCTTCTTGGAGCAGAAGAAGATAAAATGGATGCTATATTAGAAATTCATCCTGGAGCTGGAGGTACAGAAGCTCAGGATTGGGCAGAAATGTTAGAGCGTATGTATTTACGCTGGGCAGATTTACATGGTTTTTCTAAAGAAGAGATGGATTACCTCCCTGGTGATGAGGCTGGTATTAAATCAGTAACATTGAGAATTTCTGGTGAGAATGCTTATGGGTTGCTTAAAGGAGAAAGAGGAATACATAGGCTTATTCGCATTTCTCCATTTGACTCGTCTGGAAGGCGTCATACGTCTTTTGCATCTGTTGACGTTATTCCTGACGCAGGTGAAGAAGTTGTTATAGATATAAAAGATTCTGATTTACGTATTGATGTTTTTCGCTCAAGTGGTCCTGGAGGACAGAGCGTAAATACAACAAGTTCTGCTGTTCGTATAACACATATCCCCACAGGAATTGTTGCTCAATGTCAAAATGAAAAGTCACAACACCATAATAAAGAGTCTGCAATGCGTATTCTTAGAGCTAGGCTTTATGAGCAAGAAATTAAATTACGTGATGCTGCAAAACAAGCTCAATATATGGGGAAAGAAGCAATTAGCTTTGGAAGCCAAATACGTACATATACAATGCAGCCTTATAGGCTAGTCAAAGATCATAGAACAAACTGTGAGTCTAGTGATGTTGAGGCTGTTTTAGGTGGACAGATTGATAAATTTATTAACTCTTATTTATTATCAACATATAGAAATAATAGCTTATAAGAAATATTAGTAGTTATGATAACTTTTATAAATGAATAGATAAGTATAATCTTTGAAATATGATGAACTAAATTTTAATAAATAATATGTTATTAAGATAGAAAGTGTTGAAGTATTTTTTAAAACTGTAAATAAGTGTAAATATTATTTATAGTTAGTTACATAACAAATGTATATTCATTCTATTTATAGAATAGTATTCTTTATTTAAAAGTAGATATACTAAAACTAAAAATAGTATATAGTTATTTTAAAAGTAGAATTAAATTATGTCATGATTTTTTGATAATATAATAGAAATAATAGAGTAAATTATGGTGATAATGTGATACAATAAATTCTTATGATAGATAATATGATAATTTGATATCTTGATTTATGGTGGAGTATAGATTATATTGCTGTTTCTCTTACACATGTAAAGATTCCTTATGGAGTTGCCATGAACAAAAGTGAACTTGTGAAGTCTTTATCTGAACAGGCAAATATTTCTTTAGATGAAGCTACATTGGTTGTTAATACGTTTGTAGATAGCATGAAAGAATCTCTTCTCAAAGGTGGTCGAGTTGAGGTTCGTGGATTTGGTAGTTTTAAAGTAAAAGAGTATGAAGGATATGCTGGCCGTAATCCTCGTACAGGCGAAAAGGTTGTTGTACAACCAAAACGTCTTCCATTTTTTCGTGCAGGTAAAGAGCTGAAGGAATATCTTAATAGCTAGATTTACCTCTTTGTTAGTAAATATAATTTTTCTTTATTATAGTATAATTCTTTTCTAGAGGGAGTAAAAATTTTTAATAAAGATATTTATTAAACTATTATTAAATAACTGGCTATAGAATTATATTATATTCTATACTTAATTAAGACTACTTAAAAGAGAACTATCTTTTAGTAGTCTTTTTTATTAGTTATTGATTATGCCAAATTGATTAACTATGCTATAATTGTATGCTATCTAACTATTTTTTACTTTTATTTATATAATAACCTTACATTATAATTAATGATTGTAACTAAGAGCAATAATTAATATTGGAAAATTACTATGTTTAGCAGAGAAGATATACCTAGTATAGAATTTTTTAAACTTCATGGTTGTGGAAATGATTTTGTTTTTATTGACAATAGATCTCTTTTTATTCCTAAAGAAAAAATGTCTAGTTGGGCAGAGGTAATTTGTAGACGTAAGAGAGGCGTTGGAGCTGACGGTATTGCATTTTTTGAGCTATCTACAATAGCTGGTGCTGATTATATGTGGCATTTTTTTAACTCTGATGGTTCAAGAGCTGAAATGTGTGGGAATGCTAGTCGTTGTATGGGGGTATTAGCTGTTAAGATAGGTCTTGCTAATATGCAGCATACATTAAGTACGGATGCTGGGTTAATAAGTATTACTGTTGGTGATGAGTTACAGGATGCAACTGTAACTATGACAGATCCAACAAATATTTTGTTGAATGTATCTCTAGAAGTAGAAAAAGAAACACAACAAGTACATTTTGTTAACACAGGGGTACCACATCTTGTTGTATTTCATGATAATCTTATTGATTATGATATTATACCTAAAGGAAAGTTATTACGAGGACACTCTCATTTTTCTCCTGAGGGAGTAAATGTAAATTTTGTTAAGATTGAAAGTCCAAATTCTATGTTTGTAAGAACTTATGAGCGTGGTGTGGAAGATGAAACTCTAGCTTGTGGTACAGGTGTATGTGCATCTGTTATTATTGCAAATCAACTTGGGTTAGTTGGAACTAACGTCAAAGTCATGACGGCAAGTAAAGAGATAATAGAGCTTAATTTGAATAATGGAAAAGTATTAATGAAAGGACCTGTTGTTCATGTTTACACAGGACAACTGCAATTGTCAGAGCTAGGTCTTTTTTGACAATAAAAAATAAAAAAATTATTATTTTGGTAGGTTATATCTTTTAATGGAGTATGTTATGGGGCAAATACAATTTCAAGGAGCAATCACAGCACTAGTCACACCTTTTAAAAAAGGAGAGATAGATCTTGAGTGTTATCGAGAAATCATTGAATGGCAGATTGAGCAAGGTATTAATGGATTAGTTTCTTGTGGTACTACAGGAGAAAGTGCAACATTAACATATGAGGAATATAAGTTATTAATTAAAGCATGTGTTGAACAAACAAAAAGCCGCGTCCCTGTAATTGCAGGTGCTGGTTCGAATGATACAGCTAAAGCAATTCAGCTTACAAAAATTGCAAAAGAGTTAGGGGCGGATGGAGTATTACATGTTACTCCATATTATAATAAACCAACTCAAGAGGGTTTATTCCAACATTTTAAGACAATAGCAAGTCAGGAATCTATTCCTATCTTATTATACAATGTCCCAGGGCGTACTGGTTGTAACTTACTGCCTGAAACAGTTGCACGTATTGTCCAAGATATACCAGAAGTTGTTGGCATAAAAGATGCTACAGGAAATTTAGAACAATTTTCTGAAATTATTGAATTTTGTCCTATTGGGTTCCAAGTATTAACTGGTGATGATTTTACTATATTACCATCTATGATCCTAGGAGGATGTGGCGTTATTTCTGTAATATCTAATATTGTTCCAGCTATGGTTGTTGAGCTATGTTCATTAATTGAAAAAAATAAATTAGAGGAAGCACGTCAAATCCATTATAATTTAGCGCCACTATGTAGGTTAATGTTTGTTGAAACAAATCCTATCCCTGTAAAAACGGCTCTTTCTTTAATGGAGAAGTTAGAGCTTGAATTTAGGTTACCTTTAACAGAGCTTAGCCCTATAAATTTTACTAAGCTAGAGTCTACACTAAAAAATATAGGGATTATAAGTAAATAGTAATCTTTCTTTGTAGATAAGTATAGTTAAAGTAAAATAAATAGATTAGATTTGGATGTTAGTTGAGTTCTTAGTATAAGAAACTAACTATATCTAATAGCAAATTATAATAATGTACTATTAGTAACTAATGTTGTTTTATGAGATTATTAATCTATACTATTTATTATAATAAATGATACTTTATTAACTAACTTATTTATGTTATATATTAAAAAAAGTCTTATAGCATTATCTTTTGGTACCCTTGGACTGGGTATTGCAGAATTTATAATAATAGGCATATTACCTTATATTGCTACTGATTTTGGTATAACTATACCTACTGCAGGACATCTCATTTCAGCATATGCTTCTGGTGTATTTATTGGTGCTCCTTTTTTAATATTTGTTCGTCGTTATCCCCTAAAAAATATTCTATTGGCTTTAATAGTTATTATTATGTTAGGCAACCTGATAGCATCCATTGCTTTTAACTATGAGACAATGATGTTAGCTCGTTTTATTTCTGGACTTCCTCATGGATCCTATTTTGGAGTTGGTTCTATTATTGCTGAGAAGTTATCAGATAAGGGAAAATCTACAGAAGCTATTTCTATAATGATATCTGGGATGACGGTTGCTAACTTATTTGGTGTCCCATTAGGAACATTCTTAGGTGTTACGCTCTCTTGGAGAATAGGTTTTTTGATTGTTGTTGGCTGGGGACTAGTCACATTTTTTTATGTATGGCGATGGGTTCCTCAGATAGAGAATGTACCAGATACAGGCCTTAAAGGACAATTTTATTTTCTTAAAAGACTTGCACCTTGGTTACTAATTATTGCTACTATATTAGGTAATGGAGCTGTTTTTTGTTGGTATAGTTATATTATACCATTATTAACAAATGTATCAGGTTTTTCTCCTCATAGCGCAACATTGCTTATTGTTTTTGCAGGTGTGGGGATGGTAATAGGTAATTTTTTTGGTGGAGTATTGTCTGATCGTTTGATGCCAATTCGTATAGCAATTTTTATACAAGGGTTGCTCAGTATTGTCCTTATTTGTATCTTTTTTTTCTCTTATATCCCATGGGTTTCCATCTTATTGATGATATTAGGTACTGCTTGTTTATTTGCTTTAAGTAGTCCACAACAGTTATTATTAATTAAGTTTTCCAAAGGCGGAGAATTGTTAGGAACATCAAGTGCACAAATGGCTTTTAACTTGGGGAATGCTATTGGGGCATATTGTG
The sequence above is drawn from the Lawsonia intracellularis PHE/MN1-00 genome and encodes:
- the araJ gene encoding MFS transporter AraJ, encoding MLYIKKSLIALSFGTLGLGIAEFIIIGILPYIATDFGITIPTAGHLISAYASGVFIGAPFLIFVRRYPLKNILLALIVIIMLGNLIASIAFNYETMMLARFISGLPHGSYFGVGSIIAEKLSDKGKSTEAISIMISGMTVANLFGVPLGTFLGVTLSWRIGFLIVVGWGLVTFFYVWRWVPQIENVPDTGLKGQFYFLKRLAPWLLIIATILGNGAVFCWYSYIIPLLTNVSGFSPHSATLLIVFAGVGMVIGNFFGGVLSDRLMPIRIAIFIQGLLSIVLICIFFFSYIPWVSILLMILGTACLFALSSPQQLLLIKFSKGGELLGTSSAQMAFNLGNAIGAYCGGLPIQMGLGYQYSALVGVPFSVIGCFILYFFYQKFGMIKVN
- the dapA gene encoding 4-hydroxy-tetrahydrodipicolinate synthase, which codes for MQFQGAITALVTPFKKGEIDLECYREIIEWQIEQGINGLVSCGTTGESATLTYEEYKLLIKACVEQTKSRVPVIAGAGSNDTAKAIQLTKIAKELGADGVLHVTPYYNKPTQEGLFQHFKTIASQESIPILLYNVPGRTGCNLLPETVARIVQDIPEVVGIKDATGNLEQFSEIIEFCPIGFQVLTGDDFTILPSMILGGCGVISVISNIVPAMVVELCSLIEKNKLEEARQIHYNLAPLCRLMFVETNPIPVKTALSLMEKLELEFRLPLTELSPINFTKLESTLKNIGIISK